A single window of Nitrospirae bacterium CG2_30_53_67 DNA harbors:
- a CDS encoding hydrogenase 2 small subunit (involved in hydrogen uptake), translating into MKSPNFFDDLSRSGFSRREFLKLCTAAAVYMGLPAGMGARIAEAVAGPKRPTVIWLSGQACTGCVESLLRPNHPTLEHLILDVISLDYLETLSTGAGHQAEEYRKKSVEENKGRFILVVDGSVPIKDGGIYCKIGGETMVDLVTEMGSQAMAVIAIGSCASWGGIPSAHPNPTGATPVYQVLKYKGIETPVVNVPGCPPNGYNFLSTVLHFLTFQKLPEVDDKLRPKFAYGRLIHENCERRPHFDAGRYAEAFGDEGHRKGWCLYKLGCKGPETYNNCPAILFGDVGSGAWPVGTGHPCFGCSEGGVGFNVPLHTMARLNFWTTPAFYPHIFERRGEGLSLAEGAVIVAVGGAAIGAGAMIARNLGKHEGQEGEKTSEDTES; encoded by the coding sequence ATGAAATCGCCAAACTTCTTTGATGATCTTTCCCGGAGCGGGTTCTCCAGAAGGGAATTCCTGAAACTCTGTACGGCTGCGGCTGTCTATATGGGTCTTCCCGCCGGCATGGGGGCCCGTATCGCCGAGGCCGTGGCCGGTCCGAAACGTCCGACCGTCATCTGGCTCTCCGGACAGGCCTGCACCGGCTGCGTCGAGTCCCTGCTCAGGCCGAACCATCCCACCCTGGAGCATCTGATCCTCGATGTGATCTCGCTGGACTATCTGGAGACTCTGAGCACGGGCGCCGGCCATCAGGCTGAAGAATATCGCAAGAAATCGGTTGAGGAAAACAAGGGAAGGTTCATTCTTGTCGTGGATGGGTCCGTGCCCATCAAAGACGGCGGTATTTACTGCAAGATCGGCGGAGAGACCATGGTGGACCTGGTGACGGAGATGGGATCGCAGGCCATGGCCGTCATCGCCATCGGGTCCTGTGCATCATGGGGCGGCATCCCCTCCGCGCATCCCAACCCGACGGGGGCGACCCCGGTGTATCAGGTGCTCAAGTACAAGGGGATCGAGACCCCTGTGGTCAATGTGCCGGGGTGTCCTCCGAACGGCTACAACTTCCTCTCCACGGTTCTTCACTTCCTCACCTTCCAGAAGCTGCCCGAGGTTGACGACAAACTGAGGCCCAAGTTTGCCTACGGGCGGCTGATCCATGAAAATTGTGAGCGGCGCCCCCATTTTGATGCAGGGAGGTACGCCGAGGCCTTCGGTGATGAGGGGCACCGGAAAGGCTGGTGCCTCTATAAACTCGGATGCAAAGGGCCGGAGACGTACAACAACTGTCCCGCCATCCTCTTCGGCGACGTGGGTTCGGGGGCCTGGCCCGTGGGTACGGGGCACCCCTGCTTCGGATGCTCCGAAGGAGGCGTGGGCTTCAATGTGCCGCTGCACACCATGGCCCGGCTGAATTTCTGGACAACTCCGGCTTTTTATCCGCATATCTTTGAGCGCAGGGGCGAAGGCCTGTCGCTGGCAGAGGGCGCCGTGATTGTTGCCGTGGGCGGCGCTGCCATCGGAGCCGGGGCCATGATTGCCAGGAACCTCGGTAAGCACGAAGGGCAGGAAGGAGAAAAAACCTCAGAAGATACAGAATCTTAA